CCATCATCGCGGCGGACATCATCTCCGTCCGCGAGGAGAGGTCGCCGCCGTTCTTCATGACGGCGGGGAGGGCCCTCGAGGCGAGGCGGATCCCCTCGATGGCCAGTGCGTCGGCGAGGGGGTGGTCGCCAAGGGAGACGTAGGCCTCGAGACAATGGGTGAAGGCGTCCATCCCCGTCCACGCGGTAGGCTTGGCGGGCAGGCCCGTGGTGAGCTCGGGATCCACGATCGCGCAGGTGGACATGAGCCGCGGGCTGAAGAGCACCGTCTTACGCTTGGTGTCGTCGAGGAGCACGACCGCGCTGCGGGAGATCTCGCTTCCGGTCCCGGCCGTGGTGGGGATCGCGATAAGCGGCGGCAGCTCCCCGGTGACGAAGCGCCCGCCGTCCGCGGCGTCGTCGTAGCGGGAGAGCGGCTGCGGGTGGTGGACCGCGAGGCGGATCGCACGCGCGGTGTCGATCGGCGCGCCTCCGCCGATGCCCACGATGACGTCGGCGTCCAGCTCCCGGAACGCGGCGACGCCCCGCCACACGTCGGACTCGATCGGGTTGGAGTGGATCTCGGAGAAGACGCTGTGCGCGAGCTGCGCCTCCTCGAGCATCCTGCGGACGTGGTCGATGATCCCGGCGTCGATCACGCCGCGATCGGTGACCACCAGGACCTTGAGGCCGCCCGCGAGGCGGACCTCCTCGGCCAGCTTGCCGATCGAACCCGCGCCCCAGACGACGCGGGTGGGAAACGAGAATCGAGTGGGCATCTTCGGCCTTTCGCGCTCCCTGGAGGGAGCTCAGATGATCTCGAAATAGCGCTCGAGCTCCCAGCTCGTGACCGCGCGCTGGAACTGCCGCGCCTCCCACTCCCTCGTGCGCAGGTAGTGATCGACGAACTCCGCCCCGAGCAGCTCGCGGGCGTGCTCGCTCCGGTCCAGCCGCGCGATCGCCTCCTCGAGGGTCCGCGGGAGCGGGTGGGCTCCGCCGGAGGAGGCGTCGGCACGGGACGGCGGCGGCGGCTCGAGCTCCCGCTCGATGCCATGGAGGCCGGCGGCGAGGAGCGCCGCCATGGTCACGTAGGGGTTGGAGTCGGCGGCCGGCTGGCGGTGCTCGATCCTCGTGGCGTCGCCTCCGGTGATCACCCGGAGCGCGCACGTGCGGTTCTC
The Vulgatibacter incomptus DNA segment above includes these coding regions:
- a CDS encoding iron-containing alcohol dehydrogenase; its protein translation is MPTRFSFPTRVVWGAGSIGKLAEEVRLAGGLKVLVVTDRGVIDAGIIDHVRRMLEEAQLAHSVFSEIHSNPIESDVWRGVAAFRELDADVIVGIGGGAPIDTARAIRLAVHHPQPLSRYDDAADGGRFVTGELPPLIAIPTTAGTGSEISRSAVVLLDDTKRKTVLFSPRLMSTCAIVDPELTTGLPAKPTAWTGMDAFTHCLEAYVSLGDHPLADALAIEGIRLASRALPAVMKNGGDLSSRTEMMSAAMMGGIALTKGLGAAHAIAHAVGAVADVHHGLTNAVVLPAVCRFNEAQAHPRFARVAEAMGEDRKGRSDRELADRACTRIESLCREVGIPPKLSDVGVVPNMIPAIVEKAVEDASHRTNPRPFTADDCERIVRSLV